A genomic window from Agrobacterium larrymoorei includes:
- a CDS encoding sensor domain-containing protein: MQDVLRHKVTFLLDNIPEIVFIKDCAGRYEYMNAAALASLGYERNFLEGRTLTIFDLAPMQVAECIDRLDRRILRGNIDIFDAEEPMVAVDGTTHWYSGTRIILRDETGMAVGLAGISREITFTKRQETMRRSHASLLEMIVKGEPLKDILSAVVSEVEGLLDNVCGSVLLLDEKTALLRNGASPSLPPQYVSAVDGVPVGPNNGSCGTAAFRRMPVYVSDIFENPLWSGYTSVVEPHGLRSCWSTPIFGNNDVLLGTFALYSKSVRMPTEVEKEIIDMATNIAGIAIDRRRAEERVHYMAHHDPLTGLSNRNLFWGQFRRALHEAKREDRLVAITYFDVDKFKQINDIYGHAAGDDVLRAIAERITKTIRASDTAVRLGGDEFAVIFSNPKGDEAGVLARLEEIRQAAQEPIALSAGAITVTCSMGTAFYPNDGKTPESLLAKADLAMYEAKRAGRSAATDDAQIENAA; this comes from the coding sequence ATGCAGGATGTGCTGAGGCACAAAGTGACATTTTTGCTCGATAATATTCCTGAGATCGTTTTCATAAAGGATTGCGCAGGTCGGTATGAGTACATGAACGCTGCGGCACTTGCCTCCTTGGGTTATGAGCGGAATTTCCTTGAAGGCCGGACTTTGACGATTTTCGATCTGGCTCCAATGCAAGTCGCCGAGTGTATCGATCGGCTGGATCGCCGCATCCTCAGAGGCAATATCGATATCTTCGATGCTGAAGAGCCGATGGTGGCCGTTGACGGAACGACACATTGGTACTCGGGAACGCGGATCATCCTACGGGATGAGACCGGTATGGCTGTAGGACTTGCCGGGATCTCTCGCGAGATCACCTTTACAAAGCGGCAGGAAACGATGCGAAGAAGCCATGCATCATTGCTGGAAATGATCGTCAAAGGGGAGCCGCTGAAGGATATTCTTTCGGCGGTGGTAAGTGAGGTGGAGGGTCTGCTAGACAATGTTTGCGGATCGGTTCTTCTGCTGGATGAGAAGACCGCTTTGCTGCGCAATGGTGCGTCGCCATCGTTGCCGCCACAATATGTCTCCGCGGTAGATGGTGTTCCGGTAGGGCCAAACAACGGCTCCTGCGGCACGGCTGCCTTCCGCAGGATGCCCGTCTACGTCAGTGACATTTTTGAAAACCCGCTTTGGTCCGGTTATACTAGCGTGGTTGAGCCACACGGTCTTCGCTCGTGCTGGTCTACACCAATCTTTGGCAACAATGATGTCTTGCTGGGCACATTCGCGCTCTATTCCAAATCGGTCCGGATGCCGACCGAAGTGGAAAAAGAGATTATCGATATGGCGACAAACATTGCCGGGATTGCGATTGATCGCCGGCGTGCGGAAGAGCGTGTCCATTACATGGCGCATCATGATCCGCTGACCGGTCTTTCGAACCGCAATCTCTTCTGGGGGCAGTTCCGCCGAGCCCTACACGAGGCGAAACGGGAAGATCGGCTGGTTGCTATCACCTATTTTGATGTCGATAAATTCAAGCAAATCAATGACATTTATGGGCACGCAGCGGGGGACGATGTTCTGCGAGCGATTGCCGAACGAATCACAAAAACCATCCGGGCGTCTGACACCGCTGTTCGTCTTGGTGGCGATGAATTTGCCGTCATCTTTAGCAATCCCAAGGGAGACGAAGCCGGTGTCCTGGCGCGCCTTGAGGAAATTCGGCAGGCTGCGCAGGAGCCGATCGCTCTCTCCGCGGGTGCAATTACAGTCACGTGTTCCATGGGAACCGCTTTCTATCCCAATGACGGAAAGACCCCTGAGAGCCTTCTGGCCAAAGCCGACTTGGCGATGTACGAGGCAAAGAGGGCTGGTCGAAGCGCTGCGACGGACGACGCGCAAATCGAAAACGCCGCGTAG
- a CDS encoding MarR family winged helix-turn-helix transcriptional regulator, translated as MNNQILRRADRADKNASLQDDVLDISHTMTRMRIMIGRRVIGRTAIAKLAPGLDLSHLDVLDVVNRTQGNATVGSIAEGMRLDPSRGSRLVSDMVGRGLLQRDVSQEDGRRSVIAVTALGRSILEDMHDAKIAIIRDVVSDWPKEDVAAFAELFDRFIGRFETRLSPDARP; from the coding sequence ATGAACAATCAGATCCTCAGGCGCGCCGACAGGGCAGACAAGAACGCGTCATTGCAAGACGACGTGCTGGACATCAGCCATACCATGACACGCATGCGCATCATGATCGGTCGTCGCGTCATTGGCCGTACTGCGATTGCAAAGCTGGCGCCGGGGCTCGATCTCTCGCATCTTGATGTTCTCGATGTCGTGAATCGGACACAAGGCAACGCCACAGTCGGCTCGATTGCCGAGGGCATGCGGCTCGACCCATCCCGTGGAAGTCGTCTCGTTTCCGATATGGTCGGCCGCGGACTGTTGCAAAGGGATGTGTCGCAGGAAGATGGCAGACGCAGCGTGATTGCCGTCACCGCTCTCGGACGGAGTATCCTCGAAGATATGCATGACGCCAAGATCGCCATCATCCGCGATGTGGTGAGTGATTGGCCGAAAGAGGATGTTGCCGCCTTCGCAGAGCTTTTCGACCGCTTCATCGGGCGCTTCGAAACACGCCTCTCTCCAGACGCACGCCCTTAG
- a CDS encoding MDR family MFS transporter has translation MDMSVNSAAPLVTEPRRRLVVFLFLMLAMFMATLDNQIVSTALPTIVGEFGALERFGWVGSAYLLATSAVMPVYGKLGDLFGRKYVMISAVVIFTVGSLACGLAWSMDSLIAARVLQGLGGGGIMVSIFSVNADLFAPRERARYQSYSSLVIMASGSVGPILGGTMSDLFGWRSIFLINLPIGIVVLLGLAFLLPYRRPDRQPKIDYIGAVLLAAAISSVVLWADSAELFGSLIAWQSLAILVFAVVCGTLWVQVEKRAPEPIVPLRLFKDSTFPLLMIISLVSGGLGIGMVNYYALFLQTTTGLSPSEAGLFFIAVTGGIVMGSLTAGRLISKTGSYKPFSIISLSIAVIAMLSLSQVHAGTPLAIIAGLLLLQGLGVGLGQQAPIIGVQNSAAKADVGAASGAVTLTRMGGAALAISIYGAVISSSLKGTGADIPGVGRIQDLTPKMLAQLPAASQHAVADLYAAAFTPLFLVASATAVIGLIAAVMLKNVRLPVAAEKPKPQD, from the coding sequence ATGGATATGTCGGTGAACTCTGCGGCCCCTCTCGTGACGGAGCCCCGTCGCAGGCTGGTTGTCTTCCTTTTTCTGATGCTGGCCATGTTCATGGCAACGCTGGATAACCAGATCGTCTCTACGGCCTTGCCGACCATCGTGGGCGAGTTCGGTGCGCTTGAGCGCTTCGGCTGGGTAGGTTCTGCATACCTGCTGGCCACCAGTGCCGTGATGCCGGTCTATGGAAAGCTTGGCGATCTCTTTGGCCGCAAATATGTGATGATCTCCGCCGTCGTCATCTTTACTGTCGGTTCGCTTGCCTGCGGCCTGGCTTGGTCGATGGACTCGCTGATCGCCGCCCGCGTTCTACAGGGCCTTGGCGGCGGCGGCATCATGGTGTCGATCTTCTCCGTCAATGCCGATCTCTTTGCGCCGCGTGAACGCGCCCGTTATCAGAGTTATTCGAGCCTCGTCATCATGGCGTCCGGCAGTGTCGGACCGATCCTCGGCGGCACGATGAGCGATCTTTTCGGCTGGCGCTCCATCTTTCTCATCAACCTGCCCATCGGCATCGTCGTCCTGTTGGGTCTGGCATTCCTGCTACCCTATCGTCGACCGGACCGTCAGCCGAAGATCGATTACATTGGTGCGGTTTTGTTGGCCGCCGCAATTTCCAGCGTCGTGCTCTGGGCCGACAGTGCTGAACTCTTCGGCTCACTGATTGCCTGGCAAAGCCTCGCCATCCTCGTATTTGCCGTCGTCTGCGGCACGCTCTGGGTGCAGGTGGAGAAGCGCGCGCCTGAACCGATCGTGCCGCTGCGACTGTTCAAGGATTCGACCTTTCCTCTGCTGATGATCATTTCGCTGGTCAGCGGGGGTCTCGGTATCGGTATGGTCAACTACTACGCACTCTTCCTCCAGACAACGACAGGGCTTTCGCCTTCGGAAGCCGGCCTCTTCTTCATCGCCGTCACCGGTGGCATCGTCATGGGTTCGCTGACGGCGGGCCGGCTGATTTCGAAGACGGGCAGCTACAAGCCGTTCTCGATCATCAGTCTGTCGATTGCGGTCATCGCCATGCTCTCGCTTTCGCAGGTCCACGCCGGCACACCCTTGGCGATCATTGCGGGGCTATTGCTGTTGCAGGGGCTTGGCGTAGGCCTTGGCCAGCAGGCGCCGATCATTGGCGTCCAGAATTCCGCGGCCAAAGCCGATGTCGGCGCGGCGAGCGGGGCGGTGACCCTGACGCGCATGGGAGGTGCAGCTCTTGCCATCTCCATTTATGGCGCGGTCATATCGTCAAGCTTGAAGGGAACCGGTGCCGATATCCCCGGCGTTGGCCGCATTCAGGATTTGACGCCCAAGATGCTGGCTCAATTGCCTGCCGCCTCTCAACACGCTGTGGCCGATCTCTATGCCGCCGCCTTCACACCGCTGTTTCTTGTCGCGTCGGCGACGGCAGTGATCGGTCTTATCGCTGCGGTGATGCTCAAGAACGTCCGTTTGCCGGTTGCTGCAGAGAAGCCGAAGCCTCAGGATTGA
- a CDS encoding ligase-associated DNA damage response exonuclease, whose translation MKPEKLLSPTPKGLYCPVGDFYIDPVKPVPKALITHGHSDHARAGHEKVLATRQTLDIMRLRYGEDFTVSEQAIGFGETAQVNGVTVGFHPAGHVLGSAQISIEYDGLRIVASGDYKRGVDPTCAPFEPVACDVFITEATFALPVFHHPAPAREIAKLLTSIRQFPERTHLVGAYSLGKAQRVLRLLRDNGYSGPVYIHGALAKLCDYYVSQGIDLGDIRPATLEKSNPAQFKGAIVVGPPSAFQERWARRFNEPLIAFASGWMMVRQRAKQGGVELPLVISDHCDWPELLETIKEVAPSEVWVTHGREEALVRWCELQGIPARPLHLVGYEDEGD comes from the coding sequence ATGAAACCAGAAAAACTGCTCAGCCCGACACCGAAAGGGCTTTACTGCCCAGTGGGTGACTTTTACATCGACCCGGTAAAGCCGGTGCCGAAGGCGTTGATCACCCATGGTCACTCTGATCACGCACGGGCAGGGCACGAGAAGGTATTGGCGACGCGCCAGACGCTCGACATCATGCGTTTGCGTTACGGCGAAGATTTTACCGTCAGCGAACAGGCGATCGGTTTCGGAGAGACGGCGCAAGTCAACGGCGTTACCGTCGGTTTTCATCCTGCCGGACATGTGCTCGGCTCCGCCCAGATCTCCATCGAATATGATGGCCTGCGCATCGTCGCGTCCGGCGACTACAAACGCGGCGTCGATCCGACCTGCGCACCCTTCGAGCCGGTCGCCTGCGATGTCTTCATCACCGAGGCCACCTTCGCGCTTCCGGTTTTTCACCATCCCGCACCAGCACGCGAAATTGCCAAGCTTTTGACCTCTATACGCCAGTTCCCCGAACGCACCCATCTCGTCGGTGCCTATTCGCTTGGCAAGGCGCAGCGCGTTCTTCGGCTCTTGCGCGACAACGGTTATTCGGGGCCGGTCTATATTCATGGCGCTCTGGCAAAGCTCTGTGATTACTACGTTTCACAAGGAATCGATCTCGGAGACATCCGCCCTGCGACATTGGAGAAAAGCAATCCGGCGCAGTTCAAAGGTGCGATCGTGGTAGGCCCGCCCTCGGCATTTCAGGAGCGTTGGGCGCGTCGCTTCAACGAACCGCTGATCGCCTTTGCTTCGGGCTGGATGATGGTGCGCCAGCGTGCCAAACAGGGCGGTGTCGAATTGCCGCTGGTGATTTCCGATCACTGCGACTGGCCGGAACTGCTGGAGACCATCAAGGAGGTCGCGCCGTCTGAGGTTTGGGTCACCCATGGCCGTGAGGAGGCGCTGGTGCGCTGGTGCGAGCTTCAGGGCATTCCGGCGCGTCCGCTCCATCTCGTCGGCTATGAAGATGAGGGGGATTGA
- a CDS encoding cisplatin damage response ATP-dependent DNA ligase: MKAFATLLDRLVLTPSRNGKLKLLTDYFRETPDPDRGYGLAAIAGTLDLKSVKPALLRELVLERMDEVLFRYSYDYVGDLAETISLVWDTSQNADLPHASDPSLGEVVRKINALGKTEVRGAVRELLDRLDTSSRFAFLKLVTGGLRIGVSARLARQALADFAGKDITEIETLWHGLEPPYEPLFAWLEGKTGRPLLATPAIFHSVMLSTPVGDNDLANLDPQDFAAEWKWDGIRVQLSRAGDTRKLYSRSGDDISGAFPDILEAANFDGVIDGELLIGGTARSNSATRTFSDLQQRLNRKTVTGRMMEEYPAFIRAYDLLFKGDEDIRGDTYLERRKHLTDLIETAPHDRFDLSPLVPFSNWQELDDLRKAPPDPVIEGVMIKRKDSAYQAGRAKGPWFKWKRDPFNIDAVMMYAQRGHGKRSSYYSDFTFGVWAEGEGGEQLVPVGKAYFGFTDAELEVLDKFVRDNTVERFGPVRAVRATPSFGFVLEVAFEGINRSARHKSGVAMRFPRIARLRADKLPSEADRLATLMAMVDEREG, translated from the coding sequence GTGAAAGCCTTTGCGACCCTTCTCGACCGCCTTGTTCTGACACCGTCCAGAAACGGCAAGCTGAAGCTTCTCACAGACTATTTTCGTGAAACGCCAGATCCTGATCGCGGCTACGGGCTTGCGGCAATCGCCGGAACGCTGGACCTGAAAAGCGTCAAGCCTGCCTTGCTTCGAGAACTGGTTCTGGAGCGCATGGATGAGGTGCTCTTTCGCTATTCCTACGACTATGTCGGCGATCTGGCCGAAACGATTTCGCTGGTTTGGGATACAAGCCAGAACGCCGATCTGCCCCATGCAAGCGATCCGAGCCTCGGCGAAGTCGTGCGCAAGATCAACGCGCTCGGCAAGACGGAAGTGCGCGGCGCAGTGCGAGAGCTTCTGGATCGGCTGGATACATCTTCGCGCTTCGCCTTCCTGAAGCTCGTCACCGGTGGTTTGCGCATCGGGGTCTCTGCGCGTCTTGCCCGGCAGGCGCTTGCGGACTTCGCTGGCAAGGACATTACCGAGATCGAAACGCTCTGGCATGGTCTGGAGCCGCCCTATGAGCCGCTCTTTGCCTGGCTGGAGGGAAAGACCGGCCGGCCTCTTTTGGCAACACCCGCAATTTTTCATTCCGTCATGCTGTCCACGCCGGTCGGCGACAATGATCTCGCCAATCTCGATCCGCAGGATTTTGCAGCCGAATGGAAATGGGATGGGATCCGCGTTCAGCTCTCCCGCGCTGGCGATACCCGCAAGCTCTACTCGCGGTCCGGAGACGATATTTCAGGCGCGTTTCCAGATATTCTCGAAGCCGCTAATTTCGATGGTGTCATTGATGGCGAGCTTCTTATCGGTGGCACGGCGCGCTCCAACAGCGCCACGCGAACCTTTTCAGACCTTCAGCAGCGTCTGAACCGCAAGACGGTAACGGGCCGGATGATGGAAGAATACCCTGCCTTCATCCGCGCCTACGACCTGTTATTCAAGGGCGACGAGGATATTCGAGGCGACACTTATCTGGAGCGGCGCAAGCATCTTACAGACCTGATCGAGACGGCGCCACATGACCGCTTCGATCTGTCGCCACTGGTACCTTTCTCGAACTGGCAGGAACTTGACGATCTCCGCAAGGCACCGCCCGATCCCGTGATCGAGGGCGTGATGATCAAGCGCAAGGACAGCGCTTACCAGGCGGGACGCGCCAAGGGTCCTTGGTTCAAATGGAAGCGAGATCCGTTCAATATCGATGCGGTGATGATGTATGCGCAGCGTGGTCACGGAAAGCGCTCCAGCTACTATTCCGATTTCACCTTCGGCGTTTGGGCGGAAGGTGAGGGTGGCGAGCAACTGGTCCCTGTGGGCAAGGCCTATTTCGGCTTCACCGATGCCGAACTTGAGGTTTTGGACAAGTTCGTGCGTGACAACACCGTCGAACGCTTCGGTCCCGTCCGGGCTGTCCGCGCCACGCCATCCTTCGGCTTCGTGCTTGAAGTTGCCTTCGAAGGCATCAATCGCTCGGCCCGCCATAAATCCGGCGTTGCGATGCGCTTTCCACGAATCGCGCGTTTGCGTGCAGACAAGCTCCCCTCGGAAGCCGACCGGCTTGCGACCCTAATGGCGATGGTCGATGAACGGGAAGGTTGA
- a CDS encoding alpha/beta hydrolase family protein: MDKISPFSPTRRALLAGTFGLGATALLPRGAHSEVDQPPVLPLERDDYAKARERFHTHLLRKMSAPEKSEPLGTPAGARRVTYPGGPNGSIELVAWLSEYVPEKKLKPAVLFLHGGNATGDGHWALMKPYWEAGFVVMLPSFRGENGQKGYYSGFYDETSDALSAAEYLESLPGIDKDRFFLAGHSNGGTLSLLAAMTRKFRAAVPISAGVNSWRYFNRYSDELCFDETNPQEFIMRSSVCFGHSLKCPTLLLRGTEERPFDADHRLLVERAMAVGSKIDHRLLPGTHNGVVPHAVDESIRFFNNFV; the protein is encoded by the coding sequence ATGGATAAGATTTCTCCCTTTTCTCCCACACGTCGTGCTCTGCTGGCGGGAACATTTGGTCTTGGCGCAACAGCTCTGCTGCCAAGAGGCGCGCATTCAGAAGTGGACCAGCCGCCGGTTCTGCCGCTGGAGCGCGATGACTATGCCAAGGCGCGCGAGAGATTTCACACGCATCTCTTGCGCAAGATGTCTGCACCAGAAAAATCCGAGCCTTTGGGAACACCAGCCGGCGCCCGGCGCGTTACCTATCCGGGTGGCCCGAACGGCTCGATCGAGCTTGTTGCCTGGCTGTCGGAATATGTCCCGGAGAAGAAGCTCAAGCCTGCCGTTCTCTTCCTTCACGGTGGCAACGCCACGGGCGATGGGCACTGGGCACTGATGAAACCCTACTGGGAAGCAGGCTTTGTGGTGATGCTGCCATCCTTCCGCGGCGAGAACGGCCAGAAGGGTTACTACTCTGGTTTCTATGACGAGACGTCGGATGCGCTATCCGCGGCCGAATATCTGGAAAGCCTTCCCGGCATCGACAAAGATCGCTTCTTCCTGGCAGGTCATTCCAATGGCGGCACGCTTTCCCTTCTAGCCGCGATGACGCGAAAATTCCGCGCAGCGGTTCCGATCTCGGCGGGCGTGAACTCCTGGCGTTACTTCAACCGCTATTCCGATGAGTTGTGTTTCGACGAGACCAATCCGCAGGAGTTCATAATGCGCTCCTCGGTCTGTTTCGGTCACAGCCTTAAGTGCCCGACGCTATTGCTGCGCGGGACGGAAGAACGCCCGTTCGATGCCGACCACAGGCTTCTTGTCGAGCGCGCGATGGCCGTGGGTTCGAAGATCGACCACAGGTTGCTGCCCGGCACCCACAATGGCGTTGTGCCGCATGCCGTGGACGAGAGCATACGCTTCTTCAATAACTTTGTCTGA
- a CDS encoding L,D-transpeptidase — protein MIVFALKTLRRFACVLMTAPLLSGCLFITDTSRMNADVFVRETAPVFNYNNVGSIPREPLPQTPGSINSRPPDLFRSQFQQLYGPPTTARPGSALSPAYRDRTMGYGLPVSNPLHRAMYDVLSDEGHTLPAIPYSRIDPRFLRQEVSYQTAEAPGTIVVDTRQHFLYLVQPGGKAVRYGVGLGRSGYAWAGRGTIQWKAKWPRWTPPDEMVQRQPELASISAARGGMVPGLNNPLGARALYIFKDGKDTLYRVHGTPDWQSVGKATSSGCVRMLNQDVIDLYDRVPQGAPIVVM, from the coding sequence ATGATTGTATTTGCCCTGAAGACCCTACGCCGATTTGCCTGCGTGTTGATGACGGCGCCGCTTCTCAGCGGCTGCCTGTTCATCACCGACACCAGCCGCATGAATGCCGATGTCTTTGTGCGAGAAACGGCGCCTGTCTTCAATTACAACAATGTCGGCTCGATCCCACGCGAGCCGCTTCCGCAGACGCCCGGCTCTATCAATAGCCGTCCGCCGGATCTCTTCCGCTCGCAGTTTCAGCAGCTTTACGGCCCGCCGACCACAGCACGCCCGGGATCGGCACTTTCGCCTGCCTATCGTGATCGCACGATGGGATACGGGCTGCCAGTCTCCAACCCGCTTCATCGCGCCATGTACGATGTGCTGTCGGATGAAGGCCACACACTGCCTGCCATTCCTTATAGCCGCATCGATCCGCGGTTTCTGCGCCAGGAGGTCAGCTACCAGACAGCAGAAGCGCCGGGCACGATCGTCGTCGATACCAGACAGCATTTTCTGTACCTGGTGCAGCCAGGCGGCAAAGCGGTCCGCTACGGTGTCGGGCTCGGACGATCCGGCTATGCCTGGGCGGGTCGTGGGACGATCCAGTGGAAGGCCAAATGGCCGCGCTGGACGCCGCCGGATGAAATGGTCCAGCGACAACCTGAGCTGGCGTCGATCTCGGCGGCGCGGGGCGGCATGGTTCCCGGTCTCAACAACCCGCTCGGTGCGCGGGCTCTTTACATTTTCAAGGACGGCAAGGACACGCTCTACCGCGTTCATGGGACGCCGGACTGGCAGTCAGTCGGCAAGGCAACCTCATCGGGTTGCGTGAGAATGCTCAATCAGGATGTGATCGATCTTTACGACCGCGTGCCGCAGGGCGCGCCGATTGTGGTGATGTGA
- a CDS encoding L,D-transpeptidase, with product MMSTDTDLSRRTFLSLLGLSSASLLAGCASTGVAPYDSTQPLGFAGGVANDFRQMFSSGISDAELAVMYGTVEDGGFVIPAVPYQKIDRRYYRQRVVDPTGERPGTVVVDTRSRFLYVVEPGGTAMRYGVGIGREGFAWSGEGVIQWRQKWPKWTPPDEMVARQPELVKYSAKNGGMEPGLKNPLGARALYIFQNGKDTLYRLHGSPEWNSIGKAVSSGCVRLMNQDIIDLYDRVPNKARVVVWQ from the coding sequence ATGATGAGCACCGACACAGATCTTTCAAGACGGACTTTCCTTTCCCTTCTGGGCCTTTCTTCCGCGTCGCTGTTGGCGGGTTGTGCATCTACCGGTGTCGCGCCCTATGACAGCACGCAGCCGCTGGGCTTTGCCGGTGGCGTTGCCAATGATTTCCGCCAGATGTTCTCCTCCGGAATCTCTGACGCTGAACTGGCGGTTATGTATGGCACGGTTGAGGATGGCGGTTTCGTTATCCCGGCAGTGCCGTATCAGAAAATCGATCGCCGCTATTACCGCCAGCGGGTCGTGGACCCGACAGGCGAGCGCCCGGGAACGGTCGTCGTCGATACGCGGTCGCGTTTCCTCTATGTGGTCGAGCCAGGTGGTACGGCGATGCGCTATGGCGTTGGCATCGGTCGCGAAGGCTTTGCCTGGTCGGGTGAGGGCGTTATCCAGTGGCGTCAGAAGTGGCCGAAGTGGACGCCGCCGGATGAAATGGTGGCGCGTCAGCCGGAACTGGTCAAATATTCCGCCAAGAATGGCGGCATGGAGCCCGGCCTGAAAAACCCGCTCGGCGCACGCGCGCTCTATATCTTTCAGAACGGCAAGGACACGCTTTATCGCCTGCATGGTTCTCCGGAGTGGAACTCCATCGGCAAGGCCGTCTCGTCCGGCTGCGTCCGCCTGATGAACCAGGACATCATCGACCTTTATGATCGCGTCCCGAACAAGGCGCGTGTGGTCGTCTGGCAGTAA
- a CDS encoding MarR family winged helix-turn-helix transcriptional regulator yields the protein MDDGTMEGLLRLDVQICFALYGAAHAFTRAYKPLLEPLGLTYPQYLVMMALWEEDNATVKALGEMLGLDSGTLSPLLKRLEQAGLITRKRGKQDERQVVISLTPEGADMKKKAVHVMRSIGEATGCSLEELGQIRDRLNSLKDNLARA from the coding sequence ATGGACGACGGGACAATGGAAGGCCTTTTAAGGCTGGACGTACAGATATGTTTCGCGCTTTACGGCGCAGCCCATGCGTTTACGCGGGCCTATAAGCCGTTGTTGGAGCCGCTGGGCCTGACCTACCCGCAATATCTGGTGATGATGGCGCTGTGGGAGGAAGACAACGCCACGGTGAAGGCGCTCGGCGAAATGCTCGGCCTCGATTCAGGTACCCTATCCCCTCTCCTGAAACGGCTGGAGCAGGCAGGCCTCATCACCCGCAAACGCGGCAAGCAGGACGAGCGGCAGGTCGTGATCAGCCTGACGCCGGAAGGTGCGGACATGAAGAAGAAGGCCGTTCACGTCATGCGATCCATCGGCGAAGCGACAGGATGCAGCCTTGAAGAACTCGGGCAAATTCGGGATCGGCTAAATTCTCTAAAGGACAATCTGGCGCGAGCATGA
- a CDS encoding organic hydroperoxide resistance protein: MPILYTTKATATGGGREGNSKTEDGVLDVTLTVPKELGGNGAHGTNPEQLFATGYSACFLGALRVVAGKEKVKLPDDTAVTASVGVGPREDGGGFGIDVSLKVNIPGLDKATAEDLVKKAHIVCPYSHALRTSTEVPVSVE, encoded by the coding sequence ATGCCAATTCTTTACACGACCAAGGCGACGGCAACCGGCGGCGGACGCGAGGGCAATTCCAAGACCGAAGACGGCGTTCTGGACGTTACTTTGACGGTTCCGAAGGAGCTCGGCGGTAACGGTGCCCACGGCACGAATCCAGAGCAGCTTTTCGCAACCGGTTATTCCGCCTGTTTCCTCGGCGCGCTGCGGGTTGTCGCTGGCAAGGAAAAGGTAAAGCTGCCTGATGATACGGCCGTGACCGCAAGCGTTGGCGTTGGCCCACGGGAAGACGGCGGCGGTTTCGGCATCGACGTGTCGCTCAAGGTCAACATTCCAGGCCTCGACAAGGCAACCGCGGAAGATCTCGTGAAAAAGGCACACATCGTTTGCCCCTATTCGCACGCTCTGCGGACCTCGACGGAAGTGCCTGTTTCCGTTGAATAA
- a CDS encoding MbcA/ParS/Xre antitoxin family protein — protein MMDIQLKPTAESKEGRVVTKAAVAASEKLGLTAARLSDILGISAPTVSRMKRQDFCLEPGSKPFELAVLLIRVFRSLDAIVGGDDAVSRAWLQNHNDALAGVPAEKLTSITGLLDVLSYLDARRAPL, from the coding sequence ATGATGGATATCCAACTCAAGCCGACAGCGGAGTCCAAAGAGGGAAGGGTCGTTACGAAAGCCGCCGTCGCGGCGTCGGAAAAACTCGGCCTGACCGCAGCACGCCTTTCAGATATTCTCGGTATTTCCGCCCCCACCGTATCAAGGATGAAGAGGCAGGATTTTTGTTTGGAGCCTGGCAGCAAGCCGTTCGAACTTGCCGTGCTTTTGATCCGTGTCTTCCGCTCGCTCGACGCCATTGTCGGCGGGGATGACGCGGTTTCCCGTGCGTGGCTTCAAAACCACAATGATGCGCTTGCGGGCGTGCCCGCCGAAAAACTGACCTCCATCACCGGTTTGCTCGATGTCCTTTCTTACCTGGACGCCAGACGCGCTCCGCTCTGA